A single window of Pectobacterium parmentieri DNA harbors:
- a CDS encoding DUF1624 domain-containing protein, giving the protein MSREISQRLIAIDALRGLVMVLMLLDHVRETFYLHLQLADPIDVTSTDPMLFINRTLAHLCAPVFVFLTGLSAALYHQKVQNRRQTALFLFQRGLILIVLEITLINFAWTFQFPPQVIYLQVIWAIGMSMLALSALIWLPARLVFILGIIIVGGHNLLDSLHASAGSIWSIPWAILHDRGWIEIGETLRMRTSYPVLPWIGVISLGYAAGTLYRKDVFPLQRQKTLFALAGITLTLFFVLRSINLYGDKPWQQNETIAQTLMSYFSITKYPPSLLFLCLTLAIGLCLLAVFERQQQQRWLVMLASFGAAPMFFYLLHLYVLKGMYLTAVAIWGKNQGEWFGFSAVWQLWVCTLVLMTVLFSPVQAFARLKSRRRDIRWLKYF; this is encoded by the coding sequence ATGTCTCGAGAGATATCTCAGCGGCTTATCGCTATCGATGCCCTGCGCGGTCTGGTGATGGTACTCATGCTACTAGACCATGTGCGGGAAACCTTTTATCTACACCTCCAGCTCGCCGACCCCATTGATGTCACCAGTACCGATCCCATGTTATTTATCAACCGCACGCTGGCTCACCTGTGCGCGCCCGTGTTTGTCTTTTTAACGGGTCTCTCTGCGGCGCTGTATCATCAGAAAGTACAAAATCGTCGGCAAACTGCCCTCTTCCTGTTCCAACGCGGCTTAATTCTCATCGTCCTTGAGATCACATTGATCAACTTCGCGTGGACGTTTCAATTCCCACCGCAGGTCATTTATTTGCAAGTGATCTGGGCCATTGGTATGAGCATGCTCGCCCTCAGCGCGCTGATCTGGCTACCTGCCAGACTGGTTTTCATATTGGGTATTATTATCGTAGGAGGACATAATTTACTGGACTCTCTGCATGCTTCCGCAGGTTCCATCTGGTCGATTCCTTGGGCTATTTTGCACGATCGCGGTTGGATAGAAATCGGCGAGACATTGCGTATGCGGACCTCATATCCGGTTCTTCCCTGGATTGGCGTCATTTCACTTGGCTACGCGGCTGGCACGCTATACCGAAAAGACGTCTTTCCGCTTCAGCGTCAGAAAACCCTCTTCGCTCTGGCCGGAATCACGCTAACGCTGTTCTTCGTGCTGCGCAGCATCAATCTGTATGGTGATAAACCGTGGCAGCAGAATGAAACCATCGCACAGACACTTATGAGCTATTTCAGCATCACGAAATACCCGCCATCGCTGCTGTTCCTCTGCCTGACGCTCGCTATTGGGTTGTGCCTGCTTGCGGTGTTTGAACGTCAGCAGCAACAGCGTTGGCTTGTTATGTTAGCGAGCTTCGGCGCTGCGCCAATGTTTTTCTATCTACTGCATCTGTATGTTTTAAAAGGTATGTATTTAACTGCGGTAGCAATCTGGGGAAAGAATCAGGGGGAGTGGTTCGGCTTTTCCGCCGTCTGGCAACTGTGGGTGTGTACTTTGGTGCTGATGACCGTACTGTTTTCACCCGTTCAGGCGTTTGCACGCTTAAAATCCCGTCGCCGAGACATCCGCTGGCTTAAATATTTCTAA
- a CDS encoding YecH family metal-binding protein, which translates to MSSIHGHEVLQMMLASGESFTTEQLITTIETRFGSTARFHTCSAENMTASMLVQFLSERGKFIPQDAGFTTSASKICQH; encoded by the coding sequence ATGTCATCTATTCACGGTCATGAAGTTTTGCAAATGATGCTCGCGTCTGGTGAATCATTTACCACCGAACAGTTAATTACCACCATAGAAACCCGTTTCGGCAGCACCGCGCGTTTTCATACCTGTTCCGCCGAAAACATGACGGCTTCAATGCTGGTGCAATTTCTGTCTGAACGCGGAAAGTTTATCCCGCAGGATGCTGGGTTCACCACCAGCGCCAGTAAAATCTGCCAGCATTAG
- the yejM gene encoding LPS biosynthesis-modulating metalloenzyme YejM, with product MVTNRQRYREKVSQMISWGHWFALFNILLTLGLGSRYLFVADWPTSLFGRIYALVSWLGHFSFIVFAAYLLVIFPLTFIVMSQRLLRFLSAALATAGLTILLVDVEVFTRFHLHLNSTVWELVVNPGQGEIARDWQWMFIGIPLIFMAEMLFGTWCWQKLRSLSRRSFGKPLAGVFISAFFASHLMYIWADANFYRPITMQRANLPLSYPMTARRFLEKHGLLDAQEYQRRLTQQGNPEAITVEYPLNNITFRDSGSGYNLLMVMIDDTHPDAIQDRMPNLSRFASENVRFSDHYDSGSQSDAALFNLFYGLSTTYMDGVLSARKPSALIAALSQQGYQFGLFSANGFNSPLYRQALLSDFSLPAPQQQSGDAIIAQWQEWLNRDNNPAPWFSYVELSSTPKNASSKDIEPNSRMNIQDVDRQIGQIIRTLQEKNILDNTVIIVTTAQNQNANTNNAARFTRTQWQTPLIIHWPNTPAQTITKMTDNKDVMTTLMQRLLHVKNNTDDYSQGEDLFSAQRRYPWLINGNAGTLLITTPEQIIVLESNGNYRAYDMAGNRLNDEKPQLALLLQVLTNERRFIAN from the coding sequence ATGGTAACCAACCGTCAGCGCTACCGCGAAAAAGTCTCCCAGATGATTAGTTGGGGACACTGGTTCGCCTTATTCAACATTTTGCTCACTTTGGGGCTGGGTAGTCGCTACCTGTTTGTTGCCGATTGGCCGACCTCCCTATTCGGTCGAATTTATGCGCTGGTTAGCTGGCTCGGTCATTTTAGCTTTATCGTCTTTGCCGCCTATCTGCTGGTCATCTTCCCGCTTACATTCATCGTGATGTCGCAGCGCCTGCTACGGTTCTTGTCTGCGGCGCTGGCAACGGCCGGGCTGACGATACTGCTAGTCGATGTTGAAGTCTTTACCCGTTTTCACCTGCACCTTAACAGCACCGTTTGGGAGCTCGTCGTCAATCCGGGACAGGGGGAGATTGCCCGCGATTGGCAGTGGATGTTTATCGGCATTCCATTAATTTTTATGGCAGAGATGCTATTTGGCACCTGGTGCTGGCAAAAATTACGCAGTTTAAGTCGCCGCAGCTTTGGTAAACCGCTGGCGGGCGTTTTCATCTCGGCGTTCTTCGCATCGCACCTGATGTACATTTGGGCCGATGCGAATTTCTATCGCCCGATCACCATGCAGCGCGCCAATCTACCGCTATCTTATCCGATGACGGCACGACGGTTTCTGGAAAAACATGGCCTGCTGGATGCGCAGGAATACCAGCGTAGGCTGACGCAGCAGGGTAATCCGGAAGCGATAACGGTCGAATATCCGCTCAATAACATCACTTTCCGCGATAGCGGCAGCGGTTATAACCTGCTAATGGTGATGATCGACGATACGCACCCCGACGCCATACAAGACCGGATGCCGAATCTGTCGCGTTTCGCCTCAGAAAACGTGCGTTTCAGCGATCATTACGACTCAGGTTCTCAGTCAGATGCCGCCTTGTTTAATCTGTTTTACGGCCTCTCGACGACCTATATGGATGGCGTCCTGAGTGCACGAAAACCCTCTGCGTTGATCGCCGCATTAAGCCAGCAGGGTTATCAGTTTGGGTTATTTTCGGCGAACGGTTTCAACAGCCCGCTTTATCGCCAGGCACTACTTTCTGATTTCTCCTTGCCCGCGCCGCAGCAGCAAAGTGGCGATGCCATCATCGCGCAATGGCAAGAATGGCTCAATCGTGATAATAACCCTGCGCCTTGGTTCTCTTACGTTGAGCTGAGCAGTACACCGAAAAATGCTTCCAGCAAAGACATCGAGCCAAACAGCCGAATGAATATTCAGGATGTTGATCGCCAGATTGGTCAAATTATCCGTACTTTGCAGGAAAAGAACATTCTGGATAACACGGTCATCATCGTGACAACCGCACAAAACCAGAATGCTAATACCAACAACGCGGCACGTTTCACTCGCACACAATGGCAAACACCGCTTATTATTCACTGGCCGAATACGCCAGCACAAACCATTACGAAAATGACGGACAACAAAGACGTCATGACTACGCTCATGCAGCGCCTACTCCATGTTAAAAACAACACGGATGATTATTCACAAGGCGAAGACCTGTTTTCTGCCCAGCGACGCTACCCGTGGCTGATTAACGGCAACGCCGGCACGCTACTGATCACGACGCCGGAACAGATCATCGTGTTGGAAAGCAACGGTAACTATCGGGCTTATGACATGGCGGGAAATCGGCTGAATGATGAAAAACCGCAGCTTGCCCTACTCTTGCAGGTACTAACGAACGAAAGGCGCTTTATTGCTAACTAA
- a CDS encoding YejL family protein — protein MPQSSRYSDEHVEQLLSEMVNVLEKHHAPTDLALMVLGNMVTNLINTSIAPAQRQVLARSFAEALQASIKKADKAH, from the coding sequence ATGCCACAATCATCCCGTTATAGTGACGAACACGTTGAACAACTGCTTTCTGAGATGGTCAATGTTCTGGAAAAGCACCACGCCCCGACCGATCTTGCTTTGATGGTGCTCGGTAATATGGTGACGAACCTGATTAACACCAGCATCGCACCGGCGCAACGTCAGGTTCTGGCGCGTTCTTTCGCTGAAGCCCTACAGGCTTCGATTAAAAAAGCCGATAAAGCTCACTAA
- the rplY gene encoding 50S ribosomal protein L25 has product MITIKAEARQGQGKGASRRLRSAGKFPAIVYGGSEAPVSIELDHDSVKNQEVKDGFYGETLILSIDGKEVQVKVQAVQRHVYKPKLTHIDFVRV; this is encoded by the coding sequence ATGATTACTATCAAAGCAGAAGCACGTCAAGGTCAGGGTAAGGGTGCGAGCCGCCGCCTGCGTTCCGCTGGTAAATTCCCAGCCATCGTTTACGGTGGTTCAGAAGCACCAGTATCTATCGAACTGGATCACGATTCAGTGAAAAACCAAGAAGTTAAAGATGGCTTCTACGGTGAAACACTGATCCTGTCTATCGATGGCAAAGAAGTTCAAGTTAAAGTTCAGGCTGTACAACGTCACGTTTACAAGCCTAAACTGACTCATATCGACTTCGTTCGCGTTTAG
- a CDS encoding DEAD/DEAH box helicase yields the protein MSFTLRPYQREAVSATLDYFRRHTQPAVIVLPTGAGKSLVIAELARLARGRVLVLAHVKELVAQNHAKYCAWDLEADIFAAGLQQRESQGKVVFGSVQSVARNLDQFDNAFSLLIIDECHRISDDDNSQYQQIIQHLQKTNPQLRLLGLTATPYRLGKGWIYQYHYHGMIRGDEQCLFRDCIYELPLRYMIKHGFLVPPDRLDMPVVQYDFSRLVARSSGLFSEADLNLELKRQQRITPHIISQVIDYAQTRRGVMIFASTVEHAKEIAMLLPAGQAALVSADTPPAERDALIDAFKQQSLRYLVNVAVLTTGFDAPHVDLIAILRPTESVSLYQQIVGRGLRLYPGKTDCLILDYAGNPHDLYTPEVGNSKPHAGSQPVQVFCPECSFANLFWGKTTPDGDIIEHYGRRCQGWEMAENGQRQQCDFRFRFKVCPHCGAENDIAARRCHQCNEVLVDPDDMLKAALKLKDALVLRCSGMSFEQGQDAKGEWLKITYHDEEGAEVSERFRLHSTAQRHVFLQQFLRVHQRAPGTPFNWQNAADVIAQQILLRPPDFVVARKNGKFWQIREKIFDYQGRFRRANELRG from the coding sequence ATGTCATTCACACTACGGCCTTACCAGCGTGAAGCGGTTTCCGCCACGCTCGACTATTTTCGCCGTCATACCCAACCAGCCGTCATCGTTTTGCCTACTGGCGCAGGGAAGAGTCTGGTCATCGCCGAATTAGCACGGCTTGCACGCGGCCGTGTTTTGGTGCTCGCTCACGTCAAAGAACTGGTGGCGCAAAATCACGCCAAATACTGTGCCTGGGATTTGGAAGCGGATATCTTCGCTGCGGGGCTGCAACAGCGAGAGAGCCAGGGAAAAGTGGTCTTTGGCAGCGTGCAGTCCGTTGCTCGTAACCTCGACCAGTTCGATAATGCGTTCTCACTGTTGATCATTGATGAATGCCACCGCATCAGCGACGACGATAACAGCCAATATCAACAAATCATCCAGCATCTGCAAAAAACCAATCCGCAGTTACGGCTACTCGGCTTAACCGCAACGCCCTATCGGCTTGGCAAAGGCTGGATATATCAGTATCACTATCACGGCATGATACGTGGTGACGAACAGTGTTTGTTCCGCGACTGCATCTATGAGCTGCCGCTACGCTATATGATCAAGCATGGCTTTCTGGTGCCGCCTGACCGGTTGGATATGCCAGTGGTGCAATATGATTTTAGCCGGCTCGTCGCCCGTAGCAGCGGGCTATTCAGCGAAGCTGACCTGAATCTCGAACTCAAACGCCAGCAGCGCATTACGCCGCATATCATCAGTCAGGTCATCGATTATGCGCAAACACGGCGCGGCGTGATGATTTTTGCCTCCACCGTCGAGCATGCCAAAGAGATTGCGATGCTGTTACCGGCGGGTCAGGCTGCGCTGGTCAGCGCCGACACGCCACCTGCCGAGCGTGATGCGTTGATTGACGCTTTTAAGCAACAGTCTCTTCGCTATCTGGTCAACGTGGCGGTACTGACAACCGGCTTTGACGCTCCGCATGTCGACCTTATTGCCATTCTCCGCCCGACTGAGTCTGTGAGTCTGTATCAGCAAATTGTCGGGCGCGGTCTGCGTTTGTACCCGGGAAAAACGGACTGCCTGATACTGGATTACGCAGGCAACCCACACGATCTCTATACGCCAGAAGTCGGCAACAGCAAGCCGCATGCTGGCAGCCAGCCAGTGCAGGTCTTCTGCCCTGAATGTAGTTTTGCCAATCTGTTCTGGGGAAAAACCACTCCCGATGGCGATATCATCGAACACTATGGCCGGCGCTGTCAGGGCTGGGAAATGGCGGAAAATGGGCAACGCCAACAGTGTGATTTTCGGTTTCGGTTTAAAGTCTGTCCGCACTGCGGCGCGGAAAACGATATTGCCGCACGGCGCTGCCACCAGTGTAATGAAGTATTGGTTGACCCCGATGACATGCTAAAAGCGGCGCTAAAGTTGAAAGATGCGTTGGTTTTACGCTGTAGCGGCATGAGCTTCGAGCAGGGACAGGATGCAAAAGGAGAATGGCTGAAAATCACCTATCATGATGAAGAAGGTGCCGAAGTGAGTGAACGTTTTCGCCTACACTCCACCGCGCAGCGCCACGTTTTTCTGCAACAGTTTTTACGTGTTCACCAACGCGCACCGGGAACGCCGTTTAACTGGCAGAATGCCGCCGATGTCATCGCACAGCAGATATTATTGCGCCCTCCCGACTTTGTCGTCGCCCGTAAAAACGGGAAATTCTGGCAAATACGCGAAAAGATCTTTGATTATCAGGGCCGCTTTCGCCGCGCCAACGAACTCCGCGGCTAA
- the yejK gene encoding nucleoid-associated protein YejK yields the protein MSLDIAQIALHQLIKRDEQALEMVLRDSLLSTNAAVEEMMAELHRVYSAKSKAYGLFNEQSELADALRACRKGDEDFLSFSRAATGRLRDELAKYPFAEGGIVLFCQYRYLAVEYLLISVLNSCNSMRVNEQLDISTTHYLDINHADIVARIDLTEWETNPESARYLTFLKGRVGRKVSDFFMDFLAASEGLDTKAQNRGLLKAVDEYCDEAQLDKNERQNYRQQVYSYCNEQLQSGEEIELASLSQELPPLGEKTFQQFSADQGYELEESFPADRGTLRQLTKFAGSGGGISLNFDALLLGERIFWDPATDTLTIKGTPPNLRDQLQRRTSGGKQ from the coding sequence ATGAGTCTGGATATCGCCCAGATTGCCCTGCATCAGCTAATTAAACGTGACGAACAAGCGCTGGAAATGGTGTTGCGTGATTCCCTGCTGTCGACTAACGCGGCAGTCGAAGAAATGATGGCTGAGCTGCATCGTGTGTACAGCGCCAAGAGTAAGGCCTACGGGCTGTTTAATGAGCAAAGCGAGCTGGCCGATGCGCTGCGGGCTTGTCGCAAAGGGGATGAGGACTTTCTGAGTTTCTCACGCGCCGCGACCGGGCGACTGCGTGACGAACTGGCGAAGTACCCGTTTGCTGAAGGGGGTATCGTGCTGTTCTGCCAGTACCGCTATCTGGCGGTCGAATATTTATTGATATCGGTGCTTAATAGCTGCAACAGTATGCGGGTTAATGAGCAGTTGGATATCAGCACCACGCATTATCTGGATATCAATCATGCCGATATCGTTGCGCGTATCGATCTGACAGAATGGGAAACCAATCCTGAATCCGCGCGCTATCTGACGTTCCTGAAAGGACGCGTAGGGCGCAAAGTGTCTGACTTTTTCATGGATTTTCTGGCCGCGTCAGAAGGGTTGGACACCAAAGCACAAAACCGTGGCTTACTGAAAGCGGTCGATGAGTATTGTGATGAGGCACAACTGGATAAAAACGAGCGCCAGAATTATAGGCAGCAGGTGTATAGCTATTGCAATGAGCAGTTGCAGTCCGGCGAGGAAATCGAGTTGGCGTCGCTGTCGCAGGAACTGCCACCGCTGGGTGAGAAAACCTTTCAACAGTTTTCAGCCGATCAGGGTTACGAGCTGGAAGAGAGCTTCCCCGCCGATCGTGGGACACTGCGTCAGTTGACCAAATTTGCTGGCAGTGGCGGTGGCATCAGCCTGAATTTTGATGCGTTATTACTCGGTGAGCGGATTTTCTGGGATCCGGCGACGGATACGTTGACGATTAAAGGTACGCCACCGAATCTGCGCGATCAGTTACAGCGTCGGACGAGTGGTGGTAAGCAGTAG